From a region of the Cyclopterus lumpus isolate fCycLum1 chromosome 5, fCycLum1.pri, whole genome shotgun sequence genome:
- the LOC117730754 gene encoding tripartite motif-containing protein 16-like has product MLFRPEVRVSSEEVKLRHSLLPRGEMEPKGDQLDRETFSCSICLDLLKDPVTIPCGHSYCMNCIKDHWDEEDGKKLLSCPQCRQTFTPRPVLLKNTMLAVVVEQLKKTGLQAAPADHCYAGPEDVACDVCTGRRLKAFKSCLVCLVSYCEKHLQHHYDAPPLKKHQLVDPSNQLQENICSRHNEVMKIFCRTDQQCICYLCSLDEHKGHDTVSAAAERTERQRELEGSRLNIQQRIQDREKDLKLLHQEVEAINLSADKTVEDSEKIFTKLIRLMEKRSSDVKQQVRSQQRTEVSRVKELQEKLEQEITELKRNDAELKLLSHTEDLNQLLHHYPSLSPLSGSTDSSSINIRPLRYFEDVTAAVSGLRDELQDVLRDKWTNVSLTGTEVDVLLSAPEPTTRDGFLRCSCELTLDPNTADTQLLLSDGNRKGTVMNEHQSYSSHPDRFSGWCLQVLSRESLTGRCYWEVEWRGGGVEVAVSYKNIMRKGNECRFGYNNKSWALCCYNNSYNFWYNEVQTPVSGPWSSRLGVYLDHRAGILSFYSVSGTMTLLHRVQTTFTQPLYAGLGLFSFSGETAEFCKLK; this is encoded by the coding sequence ATGTTGTTCAGACCTGAAGTCAGAGTCTCTTCTGAGGAAGTGAAACTCAGACACTCGTTGTTACCGAGAGGTGAAATGGAGCCCAAAGGAGATCAGCTGGACCGGGAGACCTTCTCTTGTtccatctgtctggatctcctgaaggATCCGGTGACTATTCCCTGTGGACACAGCTACTGCATGAACTGTATTAAAGACCActgggatgaagaggacgggAAGAAGCTCCTCAGCTGCCCTCAGTGTAGGCAGACCTTCACACCGAGGCCTGTCCTGCTGAAGAACACCATGTTGGCAGTTGtagtggagcagctgaagaagactggactccaagctgctcctgctgatcactgctatgctggacctgaagatgtggcctgtgatgtctgcactgggaggagactgaaggccttcaagtcctgtctggtgtgtctggtttcttactgtgagaaacaccTCCAGCATCATTATGATGCACCTCCATTAAAGaaacaccagctggtggacccctccaaccagctccaggagaacatctgctctcgtcacaatgaggtgatgaagatcttctgccgtactgatcagcagtgtatctgctacctctgctctctggatgaacataaaggccacgacaccgtctcagctgcagcagaaaggaccgagaggcagagagagctggaggggagtcgactaaacatccagcagagaatccaggacagagagaaagacctgaagctgctccatcaggaggtggaggccatcaacctctctgctgataaaacagtggaggacagtgagaagatcttCACTAAGCTGATCCGTCTCATGGAGAAAAGAAGCtctgatgtgaagcagcaggtcagatcccagcagagaactgaagtgagtcgagtcaaagagcttcaggagaagctggagcaggagatcactgagctgaagaggaacgacgctgagctgaagctgctctcacacacagaggatctcaACCAGCTTCTCCACCACTACCCCTCACTGTCACCACTCAGTGGGTCTACAGACTCATCCAGCATCAACATCCGTCCTCTGAGGTACTTTGAGGACGTGACGGCGGCTGTTTCAGGACTCAGAGATGAACTACAGGACGTCCTGAGAGACAAGTGGACAAACGTCTCACTGACGGGGACTGAAGTGGATGTTTTACTGTCTGCACCAGAGCCCACGACCAGAGATGGATTCTTAAGATGTTCATGTGAACTCACtctggatccaaacacagcagacacacagctgttaTTATCTGATGGGAACAGAAAAGGAACTGTTATGAATGAACATCAGTCTTATTCTAGTCACCCAGACAGGTTCAGTGGATGGTGTCTTCAGGTCCTGAgtagagagagtctgactggacgttgttactgggaggtggagtggagaggaggaggagttgaagTAGCAGTTTCATACAAGAACATCATGAGAAAAGGGAATGAATGTAGGTTTGGATACAATAACAAATCTTGGGCTTTATGTTGTTACAATAACAGTTATAACTTTTGGTACAACGAAGTCCAAACCCCCGTCTCTGGTCCTTGGTCCTCCAGACTAGGAgtgtacctggatcacagagcaggtattctgtccttctacagcgtctctggaaccatgactctcctccacagagtccagaccacattcactcagcctctctatgctggacttgggttgttttctttttctggagAAACTGCTGAGTTCTGTAAACTCAAATAG